A single Desulfovibrio piger DNA region contains:
- a CDS encoding bile acid:sodium symporter family protein, translating into MLSVLRRLSVALTRFMGGIIIAFSALALWQPWIFSWVAPHISAMLGIIMLGMGMTLHWQDFSHVLRHPRDLGLGLVVQFGCMPLLAFGLCHVFALPPELAMGMILVGTAPGGTASNVLTFIARGDVAFSVAMTAAATLVSLLLTPPLTWLLGGVWVPVDMGGLFWSIVKIVLVPVLLGLLLHHFQRGLVDRLMPFLPLASALVITLVIAGIIAVNARNILSAGPAIFAAVIAHNGLGLAVGWFAACRLRFSPPRRRALAIEIGTQNSGLATALALAHFTPAAAIAGALFSVWQNISGALLSNFWATRPVTSDSGEKDS; encoded by the coding sequence ATGCTGTCGGTTCTGCGCAGGCTCAGTGTCGCCCTGACCCGCTTCATGGGTGGCATCATCATCGCCTTCTCGGCGCTGGCCCTGTGGCAGCCCTGGATCTTTTCCTGGGTGGCGCCGCATATTTCCGCCATGCTGGGCATCATCATGCTGGGCATGGGCATGACCCTGCACTGGCAGGACTTCAGCCATGTGCTGCGGCACCCCCGTGACCTGGGGCTGGGCCTGGTGGTGCAGTTCGGCTGCATGCCGCTGCTGGCCTTCGGTCTGTGCCATGTGTTCGCCCTGCCGCCGGAACTGGCCATGGGCATGATCCTGGTGGGCACGGCCCCGGGCGGGACGGCCTCCAACGTGCTGACCTTCATCGCCCGCGGCGATGTGGCGTTTTCCGTGGCCATGACGGCGGCGGCCACCCTGGTCTCGCTGCTGCTGACCCCGCCGCTGACCTGGCTGCTGGGCGGCGTCTGGGTGCCGGTGGACATGGGCGGCCTGTTCTGGTCCATCGTCAAGATCGTGCTGGTGCCCGTGCTGCTGGGCCTGCTGCTGCACCATTTCCAGCGCGGCCTGGTGGACAGGCTCATGCCCTTCCTGCCGCTGGCCTCGGCCCTGGTCATCACCCTGGTCATCGCCGGCATCATCGCCGTCAATGCGCGGAACATCCTTTCGGCCGGGCCCGCCATCTTCGCGGCGGTCATCGCCCATAACGGCCTTGGCCTGGCCGTGGGCTGGTTCGCCGCCTGCCGGCTGCGTTTTTCGCCGCCGCGCCGCCGCGCCCTGGCCATAGAGATAGGCACCCAGAATTCCGGGCTGGCCACAGCCCTGGCGCTGGCGCACTTCACGCCTGCCGCCGCCATTGCCGGCGCCCTGTTCAGCGTCTGGCAGAACATTTCCGGCGCGCTGCTCTCCAACTTCTGGGCAACGCGTCCCGTAACGTCTGATTCCGGGGAGAAGGATTCATGA